One window of the Cryptomeria japonica chromosome 7, Sugi_1.0, whole genome shotgun sequence genome contains the following:
- the LOC131064495 gene encoding LOB domain-containing protein 1-like: MNVPCGACRAQRKKCSEGCLLAPHFPPDDPVKFAIVHKVFGTRNIIKLLQLVEADQRGDTVSSMLYEASARLNDPIYGCTAEVYQLQKEIAQLESQLVTTMLELNQMRSEYGKLVFLLGTGSLDGQLVYPTDAISPPGEYIMYEEVDPLLSWGPLWEL, from the exons ATGAATGTACCCTGCGGGGCTTGTAGAGCGCAGCGCAAGAAATGCTCAGAGGGATGTCTTTTGGCTCCACATTTTCCTCCCGATGATCCAGTTAAATTTGCCATTGTCCACAaagtttttggaaccagaaatatCATCAAATTGCTTCAA CTGGTGGAAGCTGACCAAAGAGGAGATACAGTAAGTAGCATGCTGTATGAAGCGAGTGCAAGGCTGAACGATCCCATTTATGGCTGCACAGCTGAAGTCTATCAACTGCAGAAGGAAATTGCTCAGCTGGAATCCCAATTGGTAACCACAATGTTAGAGCTAAACCAAATGCGGTCTGAGTATGGTAAGCTTGTATTTCTCCTGGGCACTGGCTCTCTTGATGGTCAACTTGTATATCCAACAGATGCCATATCACCACCAGGAGAATATATCATGTATGAGGAAGTGGATCCCTTGCTTTCATGGGGTCCGCTATGGGAACTATAG